In Populus nigra chromosome 1, ddPopNigr1.1, whole genome shotgun sequence, one genomic interval encodes:
- the LOC133682498 gene encoding probable CCR4-associated factor 1 homolog 11, with amino-acid sequence MENQKKQGFHTLLINFGPPLLINLVYEFFLIKEAISRFPLVALDTEFPGTIFQLNRDKSSLSHATPYGNYCLMKWNVDLLKIIQLGITLSDSHGNLPSFGTEFQYAWLFNFRDFNIKHDHHSEESIGLLERQGIDLKKNREKGIDSSDFGRLILSSGLVSNNSSITWITFHGAYDFGFLIKILTKRELPSDMRSFLGMMRFFFGVRVYDTKFMMGCISGLHGGFERVAMLLGVERITGRRHQAGSDSLLTLQTFVRFKESCAKIDLEKLNGYEGMMFGLCEGWSGFTYAPDTFIGTLV; translated from the coding sequence atgGAAAACCAGAAGAAACAAGGATTCCATACACTCCTCATCAACTTTGGACCACCCCTTCTGATCAACCTCGTATATGAGTTTTTTCTAATCAAGGAAGCGATCTCTCGCTTCCCCTTGGTTGCTTTGGACACAGAATTCCCTGGTACTATCTTTCAATTAAATCGTGACAAGAGTTCGCTGTCTCATGCCACTCCCTATGGAAACTACTGTCTCATGAAGTGGAATGTTGATCTCttgaaaataattcaacttgGGATAACTCTTTCTGATTCTCATGGAAATCTTCCAAGTTTCGGAACAGAATTCCAATATGCGTGGCTGTTTAATTTCCGGGATTTCAATATCAAGCACGATCATCACAGTGAAGAGTCTATTGGGTTACTTGAACGCCAAGGTATTGATTTGAAGAAGAACAGAGAGAAGGGTATTGATTCCTCGGATTTTGGAAGGCTGATTTTGAGTTCTGGACTTGTTTCCAATAATTCTTCAATAACTTGGATTACTTTTCATGGTGCTTATGATTTTGGATTCTTGATCAAGATTTTAACTAAACGAGAGTTGCCAAGTGATATGCGGTCTTTTTTGGGGATGATGAGGTTTTTCTTTGGGGTTCGAGTTTATGATACAAAATTCATGATGGGATGCATTAGTGGCTTGCACGGTGGATTCGAGAGGGTGGCTATGTTACTTGGTGTTGAACGAATAACGGGAAGAAGGCACCAGGCAGGATCTGATAGCTTGTTAACTCTTCAAACATTCGTGAGATTCAAGGAGTCGTGTGCTAAAATTGATCTCGAGAAATTGAATGGCTATGAGGGAATGATGTTTGGACTGTGTGAAGGCTGGTCAGGGTTCACTTACGCACCTGATACATTCATAGGCACTCTAGTTTGA